One stretch of Arachis duranensis cultivar V14167 chromosome 1, aradu.V14167.gnm2.J7QH, whole genome shotgun sequence DNA includes these proteins:
- the LOC107464511 gene encoding uncharacterized protein LOC107464511, with protein MADLGVINNKKQMKKKKKQQVGQDHVFPSSCSFSSGIKFLPNELLVEIFGKVASQSIVDLCKVKLSCKEFLKAAENDHVYQRASMENFSLVPLPWFTEQKECWFLKRCRESGNLEIAYREGMVEYFSSGDVDRGLEKLKKAAMNGHDEGKYVYSMILMCSDKERKQGLELFLTLNASTCIRRCRKRVKYFVRSLWLNNIPMLNHHSFLCSSNTCQTSGKMMLNYNLNLSTKWWSSSDQDQWLRTISCHYCLADYELLLFSHIFQPHY; from the coding sequence ATGGCTGATTTGGGTGTCATCAATAACAAGAAgcagatgaagaagaagaagaagcagcaagtAGGTCAGGATCATGTGTtcccttcttcttgttctttctctTCTGGCATAAAATTCCTTCCGAATGAGTTGTTGGTGGAGATTTTCGGGAAGGTGGCATCACAATCCATTGTTGATCTGTGCAAGGTGAAACTGAGTTGCAAGGAATTTCTGAAGGCGGCGGAGAACGATCACGTGTATCAGCGTGCATCCATGGAGAACTTTTCCCTGGTGCCACTTCCATGGTTCACCGAGCAGAAAGAATGTTGGTTCTTGAAGCGGTGTAGAGAAAGTGGGAATTTGGAGATTGCATATCGTGAAGGAATGGTGGAATATTTCAGTTCCGGCGACGTTGATCGGGGTCTCGAGAAATTGAAGAAGGCTGCAATGAACGGCCACGATGAAGGGAAGTATGTTTATTCAATGATTCTGATGTGCAGCGATAAAGAGAGAAAACAGGGACTTGAACTGTTTCTTACGTTGAATGCGTCCACGTGCATAAGAAGGTGTAGAAAGAGGGTTAAGTATTTTGTTAGGAGCTTGTGGCTCAATAACATTCCTATGCTTAATCATCATTCTTTCTTGTGTTCTTCCAACACATGCCAAACCAGTGGCAAAATGATGCTCAATTATAATCTTAATCTTTCAACAAAATGGTGGTCTTCCTCCGATCAAGATCAATGGCTTCGTACTATTTCCTGTCACTACTGCCTTGCAGATTATGAACTACTTTTATTTTCCCATATCTTCCAACCACATTATTAG